gggaaaggaagtgaattcagggagggtgcagactctgcaaagcttggcccaggtctctctctctctctctcaaagacattgacatcctttgctccctcagcttgacacatttatttgtctggctaaaaggatggtctctttcccaatgttcacaattaaagggctggtttctccaggaaatggctgacatttaaggggacagtaaattaataccagagacatgtctcgtgttgttatatggtacagattagatatattatttaaagTTCTGTAATaacgtacatttattattatttctagccttgtaatattgtactgtagctaTGTAATATATTTcctgtcatctcttccctcagagggttattagtctctggatttctcttccatggGGACCAGTGGGTgtgggagtcattgaatatattcacggatgagttggacagatttttaataaattgttatgtTTTAAATCGTTTTgaaacaatgaatgcaacagagtaacagaaaaaataGTGGGAAATGGGCACAGtgcggaacaagagatattgccaacataaatccaagcaacacattgcagaattaatttggaacaagaTATTTGAGTGATGAAATGCcggatcaattgaacaaccagttgacaggttaaagtagtgagtggggaaagaacgTAAGATTATATCACAATTCAGTTTGTAAATCCAAAAATAttacaaacagactaacagcataatcaAATTAATATGAATcacacaacatagatgacatagaactcctgtagtgcagaaggccatttgccccttcaagtctgcagtgagcctcagaaagagcatttcactgaagcccactccccatcctatcctcgtaacccggtgcattgatcatggtctacCCACCGAACCTatacatcttggacactaaggggcaaattagcgtgatcaatccactttcactgcacatctttggacagtgggaggaaaccagagcacccggaggaaacacacataaagacgaggagaatatgcaaactccacacagacagcccccccaaggctggaattaaacctgggtcccaggtgctgaggtagcagtactaaccactgtgccctactcccggcctaagttaaattgaattcacttatggaaagcccaggaggaacaagtcagtcaaattggggcctatgtatttgagatagattaactgccgccattagttaggcgacagagagaacaagAACTGATTTTCACGCCACAATCGGGCGTgctccattaccccctcctccaactcactttacaccacaggcaccaaagtctcctcaaactgctcctttcactgatgaaagccctgtctgtaccagagtagaataaagtcaacaacacacaaaccctcccataataacaaaaatacaaaagaatcacgaccacaatagatccaaggggatcttggaggattaaccccacggccagactgtcattACCCTCAGGACACCTTCTCCAAAAttagaagaaaagaagggccaacaagggaatggggatcgaataTCCCACCCACATTTTAGACCCAACggtgaagacctgcatccaccaccatccacccttcagcaatggcgccactcggttttgccatgattaacgctcggataataagcacacggcacatctaccataactgagatgAGATAATCCGAGTCTCTGCAACACTCGAGGACAAGAAGACATTCAATCGGCACTcccagaataacaactcccttcaacaggataaaagataacaaatgcAGACAACAAAACAGCGATAAGGAAAGAGTCCAGATTggagcctgagttagtctgagctgcaaaccatccctccaaatccttgcgcttcatggatttaatgaaggccaaggcagtagttggattattgaaagacttgacggagttgtcaatataattttcagggtctcaggataaagcaacataattcactcccgcagccttcagttcccttcaaacttcatcaaAGTCTCGATGCTTCGTTTGCGTAGCTGTTGAAAAATCCTGGAATAAGGAAAATCCTCATTCCTTATGGAGCCACgtcccacctcaccttacccgtctccaggaccctctggtgatctttcaagttgtggaagtgaatggttacaggcctgggatgaaaactatccctcggcctcaaagacaggatccaataccctttctaatttgaaacacccaggcttcacatccagcttggggAAAACATGGCAGCCGGTCCTTGAAGAACCTAAtgggagcctcaccctccacaccttctggcaggccgacgactcggatattctttctctgaccctccgtTCTCCAAGTCCGCCAGGCTTCTCCCACGCCACTCAGCTGGTTctccaaggattgaattcttgcctccgccgaggaggcatcttgctcaatgTTCAGGATTTTCTCCTCcgcatcatcgagcctcttcatggtgttgttCAGCTCGGCCtcctgagctcacagatattgagtcagcacactcagcctctggtcaataacacggataatgtcgctgacatagttcgaccaatgatcccacagaataaatgagcaggttcgatgggccgaatggccaactgcagctcctatttgttatgatctctgtgcccaggacaggcatcagtgagcatggatctgtcaatcagcctgaatcagcaccgtcaggagaattgggagggtgaatattagatacagcagagtgagaatggagggagagtgtgtgggatggagatttacagcttttgaggaatgagagaggaaagaatgttctcgaggaactagaattgcctgttctgaatttctacccagtgctgacagtgatgtcttttgtgaaTTGTTttgacaggatattagaagaggaggaattacagacagaaatctcaagcgtcacgtctcgatctggctgagtctctcaattccttggaactggatatcactggactttgaatctagaaggagaaatgtttgcccaatctgtcggcttcaaaaggttttaaccatcattgtgactggaaaagcaccgagacacacacacccgggtgagagtgttccagagcactgactgtggaaagagctttaaccagttacacagcctgaaaagacaTCACACatttacagcggggagagaccgtacacgtgttctgtgtgtggacgaggcttcaactgattgttaaacctggagagtcacaaggacacccaaaacatggagaaaccgtggaaatgtggggactgtgggaagggattcagagtcccatctcagctggaagctcatcgacgcagtcacactggggagaggccgttcacctgctctgtgtgttggaagggattcattcagttatccgccctgaagtcacaccagcgagttcactccggggagaggccgttcacctgctctcaatgtgggaagggattcactgagttatccaacctgcggaaacaccagcaagttcacattggGAAGAGGTtgctcacctgctctcagtgtgggaagagattcactcaattatccagcctgcagagacaccagcgagttcacactggggagaggccgttcacctgctctcagtgtgagaagggattcactacttcatcgaacctgctgacacatcagcgagttcacactggggtgaagccgttcacctgctctcagtgtgagaagggattcactcagttatccaacctgcagagacaccagcgatttcacactggggagaagccgttcacctgctctcagtgtgagaagggattcactcagttatccaacctgcagagacaccagcgatttcacactggggagaagctgttcacctgctctcagtgtgagaggggattcactacttcatcacacctgctgacacaccagcgagtgcacactggggagaggccgttcacctgctctttgtgtgagaagggattcactcagttttccagcctgcagagacacaagcaaattcacactggggagaggccgttcacctgctctcagtgtgagaagggattcactcagttatccagcctgcagacacaccagcgaattcacactagggagaggccgttcacctgctctcagtgtgagaagggattcacttggttatccaacctgcagagacaccagcgagttcacacaggggagaaggcgttaacctgctctgagtgagagaagggattcagatatccatacaccctgcgggaacacgagtgagttcacacctggaagaggccattcacctgctctgagcaggggagacattcaatgaaccgtcccaactccggagacactagcgagttaattctggggcgagaccattcatctgctctcaatgtggggaggggttttgtgattcatcacacctgttgtgactccaacaagttcacaataaattacagatgttggctctgttgttattgtttctgctctcactgacatccaggactgcattttgttcattctgacatctggtgaatggtgatgattggagggtttctttctgctggactggccggtctaacacctctgcctccggtgggctgaccatttttgaggctagttgcgattacctggttccaagtttgacgaggagcacagaatgaaaaggtgtttgcacgttgcaaGATATTTaattcccaaagcagccatgttgccatgaagatgggctatggtggttacatggtgctTTTGCCTAATTTAACTGGGTGTTTCTAGCAGAAGGAAActatcatggtatgaggggcaagttgtctgtggtagattgggaaattacaataaacatatcactgaaagtggcaacgcaggtggataaggagctaagaaggcaggcggcatgcttgtcttcattggtcggggcattgagtataaaaattggcaagtcatgctgcagctgtacagaaccttagttaggccacacgtggaatattgcctataattctggtcaccacattaccaaaaggatgtggaggctttggagagagtacagaggaggtttaccaggatgttgcctggcctggaggctattagctatgaggagaggttggataaactcggattgttttaacTAGAGCGACGGAGTTGAGGGACGGCCTGATAAAAatttacaaaattctgagtggcatggacagagtggacagtcagaagctttttcccaggttggaaaagtcaattaccaggtgacagaggtttaggtgtgaggggcaaagtttagaggagatgtgtgagggaggttttttttacacagagggtgttgagtgcctggaactcgctgccggaggaggtggtggaagcaggtacgatagtgatgtttaagaggcatcttgacgaatacatgaataggatgggaatagacggatacagaccctggaagcacagaaggttttagtttagacaaacatcatgatccgagcaggcttggtgggccgaagggcctgttcctgtgctgtactgtcctttgttctttgttcatctttgtatgacgatagacaatagacaggcaaccactcgcattttatttacataaaatatagattcctttaagaagcaaaaattaaacagcaaaatgaagcgattgtggctaacaagaaaagttagattctattagatcaatggaggagactcaaagTGGCTAAAATATTAGTGAGCCTGAGAATTGGGAActtggtttagaattcagcaaaggaccaagaaattgataaacagaaaatagaatacgagagcaaACTGGGGAAAAACATAAAAACTCACTGGAAATGCTCCTATCGGAATGTGaacaggaaaagattagcaaagaacaatgtgggtccattccaggcagagacaggagagtttataatggggaataaggaaatggcagagaaactaaacaatgtgaatctgtcttcacggaggaagatacagaaatcatcctaaaaacacgagagaaccaagggaccagtgagcacgaggaactgaaagagattagtattagtgaaaaagtagtactggagaaattaatgggattgaaagttaataaatccccaaaagctgatgctctacatcccagagtgttgaaagaggcggctgtagagatagtggatacattggtgatcacctttcaaaattctatacattctggaatggttcctgcagattggaaagtgGTAAATGTCACctcactatttaaggagggagagagaaaacgggaaccacagacccattagcctgacatcagtaggagggaaaatgctacaatctattataaaggatgtgataacatacgaattaggagcaggagtaggccactcggcccctcgagcctgctccaccattcaataagttcacagctgatctgattgtaacctcaactccacagaggccccttagaaaatacatctgaggagatagtaataatattctttattattataatctttattattgttacaaataggcttacattaacactgcaatgaagttactgtgaaaatccgccagtcgccacactccggcccctgtttgggtacacagagggagaattcagaatgtccaattcacctaacaagcacgtcttttgggacttgtgggaggaaacccacgcagttttgggagaacgtggagactccgcacagacagtgatccaagccgggaattgaacccgggtccctggaggtgtgaagcaacagtgctaaccaccatgtgcctccatgccgctgtgtcagttatggggaacaaggaaatggcagaggagttaaacagatttttttgcatcagtctttatggtggaagatactttgactatcccatttaatactaaagaatacgaatggagcaattaaataccatcactggagaagtcaTTTTGGACAAACTGATGGGGATAAGATatgtcccctggatggctgcatcctcggatcctaaaagaaatggctacagagatagtggatgcattgattgtaattttccaaaaatccttggattctggagaagtaccagaggattggaaaactgccaatgtaacaacccccgattcagaatgggagggaggaaaaAAACAAGACACTATAGGATGATTAGactaacatttattgttgaaaaaaatgttggaatcaattatgaggaagtaataggagcacattgagaaaatcataatctaatcaagcagagtcagcatggctttgtgaaagggaaaccgtgtctgactaatttatcagagtgtttcgaggaagtctcaaccagagtggatagactggatgtgattaacagcagaacaTGTAGCAGAATCTAACTCCTCCAATGAATCATAGcatcagatagtgacccaagccgggaatcgaacctgagaccctggagctgtgaagcaactgtgctaaccactctgctactgtgctgcctggttCACAATgacttgtgaacttgctggtgtctcagcaggctggataactgggtgaatcccttcccacactgagagcaggtgaatggtctgtccccagtgtgaactcgctgatatgtcctcaggctggataactgagtgaatctcttcccacactgagagcaggtaaatggcctctccccagtgtgaactcgctggtataCCCGCAGTGTGGATGgtgttctaaacctctttgtgcagtgagagcagctgaacggtctctcctcagtgtgaatgcgctggtgggccaTCAGTTCCCAAGAGCTTCTGAagccactcccacagtcagagcatttaaagggtctctcagtgGTGTGGGTGACATTGtgggtctgcaggtgggataactgagtgggtCTGCagttgggataactgagtgaatcctttcccacactgagagcaggtgaacggcctctccccagtgtgaactcggcaATGTCTCTGCAGTTGGgacgaatcactgaatcccttaccACAGAAAGGCAGGTCAATGGCCTCTGCCCAGTATGGACTTGCTGATGTATGTGCAGGTTTGATGATGTTTTAAACCTCttggtgcagtgagagcagctgaaaggtctctcctcagtgtgaatgcactggtgaATCATCAGATCTGCAGCACTTTTGAACCCacacccacagtcagagcatttaaagcatctctcattggtgtgagtggcattgtgtctctgcaggctggatgactgagttagTCTCTTCTCACACACGGTGCAGATGAATGTCTTCTCACCggtatgaactcgctgatgtctcagcaggctagatgactgagtgaatcccttcccacacagagcagatgaacggcctctccccagagtgaactcgctggtgtgtcagcagttgggatgaatgactgaatcccttcccacacacacagcaggtgaacggtctctccccagtgtgaatatgtcGATGTGTTTCCAGCACCGATGGGgagcagaatcccttcccacagtccccacatttccacggtttcttcatgGTGGCTCTCCAGGTTCGGTGATCAGCTGAGTTATCCACACTGAACGcgagtacggtttctccccactgtgaatggtgcaatgttttttcaggctgtgtaactggttgaagctctttccacagtcagtgaactggaacactctcactcagatgCCTGGGTCTTCTATTTTTTTCTGGTCAGACTGATGTTTAAAGCCTTTTGAAGAAGACAGAacagtaaaaacatttttccttctcgattgaaaggccgatgataatcatgtcctgatgaatcaagtgactgcaGGTCTTCATCTGAGATTTAATTTGAGATTTCTGTCCGCAAATCCTCACTGTCTGATGTAAAATGAGTTTACAAACATCATCACTACAGGATAGAAATAAAGAACAGATCATTCTAGTTTTGATGGgatattttttcctctcttgttcccaaaaagctgtaaatctccatcccacacactctccctcaattctcactgtatctaatattcaccctcccaattctccggaAGGTGCTGATACAGGCTGAAAGGCAAATCCATGTTTGCCGCTTCCTGTCCTGAAAACGGGGACCTGAAAGTCTTTCTGCAGCTGCTAGCCGTATATATGACCATATTACTGGACTAAATATTTGGGTAATGTACAGAACTGTATTGTTTGATtacagatttagagatgtggagagTGGGGTTGATCCAAGCAGGAGCTTCATTTCGGAGGCAGTGCCCTCAAGCCTCCGCCTCTGAAGTTGGTGGTAGCAGTGATTTAAAAATAAAaaccatttagagtatccaattctttttttcaattaaggggcaaattagcgtggccaatttacctaccctgcatatttttttgggtgtggggatgagacacacacacaaatggggagaatgtgcaaactccatatggacaatgatccgggtccttggcgcagtgaagcagcagtgctaacaactatgccactgtgctgccctgatggtAGCAGAGATGATgaacaatttcaaaaggaaattggatgaaggAAATAAACTTTCTGGGAACAGAGATATTGAGGGGAAATGGGACTAATTGTATCGGTCTACAGAGTCAGAATGGACAAGTTACTGAATGGACCTGTTCTGTGCCGTAATGACTCTGGGCGGGGATCCTATGTTTTGCCTTCAGCGCACTCATGCCTGCGGATTAcccaatggcgtgggggtgcccacaacgggaaaccccattggccgtctgccgggacggagcatcccgctgccagcgggggtgcaccacagcagaaaacgggtgtagcggaacagagaattcagattctatgtctggaaatatataacatagctacagtactatattacaatactagaaatattaataaatatactttattccagAATCCAAAAAGAATCTGTACcataacaacacgagacatatctctgtccgacattaatttactgccccttaaatgtcaactatctcttggggaaagcagccctttaattgtgaacattgggaaagagaccatgcttttagccagacaaataaatgtgtcaagctgagggagcaaaggatgtcaatgtcttgaagagagagagacctgggccaagctttgcagagtctgcaccctccctggattcacttcctttcccttcagttgctgcaagtgaccaattgaaggtgagaatgagaaaaaaaatggaaagggggagaaaagaaagtgttttactcacagatgtttgaTACAGGAGGAGATTTCAGTCTGTGTGGAGGTCAACATTTCAGtcggaacagtacgaagtcttacacgcatctccacatcatttcagtcGGAAGTCAGAGGGCGGGTTCTTtttgcacatgcgcagtttcccTCTCCTTTGAACATGCGCAGTACCAAGCCACAGGCCCGCGCAGCCGATAGAGCGGTTTCCGGGGCGCGGCAGATTGTGGGAGCGCCGGGCGCCATTACTCATccagagcccagtctccaaacgCCTGGGACTGGGATGGAACAGGAACGGGGGCGGGGCGCAGTAACATGTGGATAGtcgcctcaccccccccatccattTCCTCTTGCAAACACTTCACCCAgtgtcgatcccctccccccaccattcacacttcccaggtccattgaaacctgtttgaccaggctccaatgtctACGGCCCTTCCccatcacactcccgttcactaatcACCCTACATTTCCTTCTTGCGGTAATCCCTGCCAGAGCCCCTCCTCCTCACCACCCACTCCTCATTAACCCAGCCCCACGTGCCCAAAACCCACCTCCCTGAAAccaagaaacaatacagaaccgcacccataaggaaaaaaccacaaccccccccccactccatttaAGAGTCAGAAACCAAACCCCAATCAAATCGAAAACCCTCAACAACAGAACACAATCCCCGCCCCACCAACCAAGCCCAAATCCCAACTCttatctcagtctcagtccttcagccttaacgaaTGCCTCTAccgcctcaaaataaaagtccttcgagttatgagtgactctcagctttgctagGTAGACAACTCcaaatctcactctgctgccgtACAATGCCcccttcacccgtccaaaggccaCCCCCTTCCCGTCAACTACTCCGTCAGATCTTGGTATCTGCATCTACCAACACCTTCTCACTTCATATCCGCTAACTAATGGCATTCTGCTCTTTTACTGCTCTGGTGGGGAATGCCACCCGAGGCTGCACTTA
This portion of the Scyliorhinus torazame isolate Kashiwa2021f chromosome 5, sScyTor2.1, whole genome shotgun sequence genome encodes:
- the LOC140422179 gene encoding uncharacterized protein; its protein translation is MEKPWKCGDCGKGFRVPSQLEAHRRSHTGERPFTCSVCWKGFIQLSALKSHQRVHSGERPFTCSQCGKGFTELSNLRKHQQVHIGKRLLTCSQCGKRFTQLSSLQRHQRVHTGERPFTCSQCEKGFTTSSNLLTHQRVHTGVKPFTCSQCEKGFTQLSNLQRHQRFHTGEKPFTCSQCEKGFTQLSNLQRHQRFHTGEKLFTCSQCERGFTTSSHLLTHQRVHTGERPFTCSLCEKGFTQFSSLQRHKQIHTGERPFTCSQCEKGFTQLSSLQTHQRIHTRERPFTCSQCEKGFTWLSNLQRHQRVHTGEKALTCSE